The Streptomyces sp. R28 region ATGGACGGCACAGTCCCGCGATCCGGGCGGCCTCGGCGGGATAGCGCGCCGTGAGGTCCGCCAAGTCACCGTGCTCGTAGCCCTCGTAGGTGAAGCCCGGCGCCATCGTGCAGCCGAAGAAGGTCCAGGACCCGCCCGCCGCCACCCGGGCGCCCATCCAGGTACCGGCGGGGACGGTGAGCTGGATGTGCTGGCCGTGCAGGAGGCCGGGGCCGAGCACGGCGGTGCGTGATGTGCCGTCGGGGGCGAGGAGCAGCAGTTCCAAGGGGTCGCCCAGATAGAAGTGCCAGACCTCGTCGGACGGCAGGCGGTGCAGGGCGGAGAAGTCGTCCGCGGTGAGCAGCACCACGATCGCCGAGCCCTGCGGGCGCCCGTCGGCCAGCTCCGGCCCCGCCCAGGTACGCCGGAACAGGCCGCCCTCGCGCGGGATCGGCTCCAGTGCGTAGTGCGCGACGAGGTCATCAGGGGTCACGCCGGGAAGGCTACCTCGCGGTCCAGGAAGGCGAGTTGGGCGTCCTTCCGCGGGATGTACACGTCCGGGAGGTCGACCTCCGGCAGCACGACCACCGGGCCCGCCGTGAAGCCCTGCTTGAGGAAACGGGCGACGG contains the following coding sequences:
- a CDS encoding cupin domain-containing protein, translating into MTPDDLVAHYALEPIPREGGLFRRTWAGPELADGRPQGSAIVVLLTADDFSALHRLPSDEVWHFYLGDPLELLLLAPDGTSRTAVLGPGLLHGQHIQLTVPAGTWMGARVAAGGSWTFFGCTMAPGFTYEGYEHGDLADLTARYPAEAARIAGLCRP